Genomic window (Phosphitispora fastidiosa):
AAACCGACCGCGAAGGCCGCAGGTTCTGGTTTCAGGGCTGGACTTCCTCAAAAATACAAAAAAGAAAGACCACCAGTATGTTCAACCAGGGTACAGTCGACCGGGATAAAGGCTTTATCATTGATTCCAGTATCCTGCAAAAGAAATACACCTATTACCGGTGGAACGATAAGCTCTATGTAAATAAATACGGAAAGTGGCGGCGTGCCGGATCTGACCAGGTTCCCCCCGACCCCTTTGCCGGATTCGAAAAGCTTACCGCAGCCGCAGAAAAAATGCGCCAGCTTCCCAATGAAATAATAATGGGCCAACAGTGTCTGGTCCTTCAGGCTGAGCTCAAGGATTCCGAAATAGCCCAACTGGCGCCTACAGGTATTGAACTGCCTGAAGACAGCTACTCCCAGGGCCTGTTGGACAGGGCTGCAATGGTCTTAACGGTGTGGATAGGAACAGAGGATAATTTTATCTATCAATATAAAACCAGTCTGGAAATGCCTGTTCCGGGAGCCGGAAGCCTGACCCAGGAGACCTTTTATAAGTTCTGGGACTACAACAGCCCCAGTGTCCAGCTAACCACCCCGGATCGTGTGGAGCGGTATCTGGATGAAGAATCATAAGACAGGCTCGGAAATGGCCGGAATGCATATGGTGAGCCATTGTACCGATTTTCCGCAGTGGCGCCGGAGAAATTTAACCTTATTCCTGGCGAAGTACGGGAACACCGCCAATTCGCCATCCGTGGCTCAATGGCGGCGCGGGCCGTCCGTGGCCCGCGTCCCGTATTTCGCTTAGCGCAATTGCGGTAAAATTTCTCACGGCGTCACTGCCAGGAAAATCTTGTACAACACCTCACCATATTCCACGGTCATTTCCGAAACCAATGATTGAAATTTTTTTTCCTTTAATCGTATGGATTCATCGACCGCACCAAACATTGAAGTTAAAGCCTTTGCAAGATAGTCGCAAAGGCTTTTTTGTAGAAAAACAGAAACCTATGACACAGCGCACTGTTCAAGAAACACATCAGCCACTCCCTCACCTCTTAAATAAAATGAAAGGGTGCCCCATTTACTTAAGGCAAATTCTATTTCCGGGATATCTATTATCAAGATAGGGGTAGATGTGTTCTGAAAGGCGGTGTCTGTCGTCCGCCCGGCCCACGACCCGCGAAGCGGGAGTGGATGCCGGCGGAGACGTTGCCCGCCGGAAGAACATATCTACCCCTTTTTAGATTGTAATTCTCTCAAAATAGAATTTCTCCCGCCCCCTGCGCGTCAGCCTCAAATCCTAAATCCACCGCATTACTCACTACCTGCTCTTTCACCTCATCAGGCATCCAGTCAGGATTCTGTTCCAAAAGCAAGGCAGCGGTTCCTGATACCACCGGAGTTGCCATAGATGTCCCCGAAGCGGTAATATAGTATTCAGATATAGCAGCTTGCGCAGGTTTTACCGGCGTTTTTGCCATTGAGGCGGCTTTGGGTTTACCGCCAGAATTAATATTCTTTTTGGGTAAATATGACGTATCTGCAGCCAGAGACGTGATCCCAACTCCCGGAGCAGCCAAATCAGGTTTGCTTAATCCATCAATGGTTGGCCCGCGGCTGGAAAACTCGGCGATAACATCATCCCCCATATCGATCGTTCCCAGGTCATCTGCTGCTCCCACAGTAATTATCCTTGGGTTGATTCCCGGTGTGCCTATGGTCCCCGGTTCCGGTCCGCTGTTTCCGGCAGCTGCCACTACCACCAGTCCGGCATCCCAGGCTGCTTCAACGGCCTGACTCATTGGGTCTGTAGTGTAAGATTCTTTAGCCACAGCGCCAAGGGACAGGTTAACAACCTTGATATTGTATACCGCCTTGTTCTGTACTACCCACTGAACTCCGGCAATTACGTTGCTAATCGGGCCGCTGCCTTTCGCGTTCAGTACCTTGACACCTACCAAATCAGCTTCCGGCGCCACTCCCTTATATTGCCCGCCAGATTCTGTCCCATTTCCCGCTATAATGCCTGCCACATGAGTACCATGGCCGCAATCATCATAAGGAGAGGTCTTTTTCTTCACAAAATCTTTGAATCCTATTATCCGGTTATTGGGCTCAACCAGGTCCGGATGCGGATAAATCCCGGTGTCGATAACAGCTACGGTAACCCCTTGACCCGTTAACCCTGCTTCCCAGGCAGCAGGTGCATTAATTGCGGGGACTGCAGTATCCAGACAGGTTTGGACTTCAGCGTCATAGGTGATTTTGATGACGTCATTATCCTGAGCCATTTTTTCGATGGCTGCAGCAGGTAAATCAGCAGAGAAACCCTTGATTATGGAGAGGTTATGCCTTATTTGGCCGCCCCTCTGCTGCACCCAGGTTTTATGCTTTTGCTGCAAACCCTGCTGTGTCTGAATTATTACGGGGATTACGGAATCAGGACTTTCGTCAATTTTGCCGGCCAATTCAGCAGAGATTTTTTCATGAGAGTTCTTTTCAGGGGCAGCAAACGATGATGTGGAAATAGAGAAAATTGACAGGAGCAGAAGTATAGTTAGGAGCAATGTTATTGCCTTGGTAAATCGCTTGTTCACTTTTCCACCTCCTTTCACGTTACTTTGCATGCCAATATTTTACTACATAACCCATATGTTTCCATACATTTTGGTTTAAAATACCGCTTTCAGGGCTCAAAAAGCGGCTTTCAAGGGACAACCGGTATTATATGATAAAGCGGTATTTTAAATAGTTCTGCCGCCTTGTCTTTTTTTCCAAAAAAAATCGGGGCAGCTGTAGTTCCGAAAGAAGGAACTAAGCTACCCCTATCTCTGATGTTATTAAATACCAAGGTATTCCAAAGCCCCTTGAGCTGCCTTTTTCCCCACATTGATACAATCCGGGACACCTACTCCCCGGTAGGAGCCGCCGGCCACAAAAAACCCGGGATTGGCTGCAGCCCTGGCTTCAATAGCAGCCACCCTGTCCAGATGGCCTATTGTATATTGAGGCATACCCTTGACCCACCGGAAAATTTTGTGCATTACAGGGGCAGCAGTAAGACCGATAATATCCTTCAATTCATCAAGCACCATCTTTAGCAAGGTTTCATCATCCTGAAACACCAATTCCTGGTTCATGGCCCCGCCAACAAAAGCCCTGATGAGTACATGCTCCTTATCCGGGGTACGGTAGTCCCACTTTGTTGAGCTATAAGTTCCGGCCTTGATTTTCCTTTTCTCCGAGATAGGCACGATAAATCCAAAGGCTTCCAGGGATGAACCTACATCAGAACGCCTAAAGGCTAGGTTCACAGTAGCCGATGTAGCCTGAGGGATTCCTGCCAGATTATCTGACATGGCTTTATCCATATCTTCTACCACTTTGGCTGCCTCATGAGCCGGTGCGGTTACGATTACGGCATCGGCAGCAACCGGTTCCATGCCGTCTATATGAATCATGTACCCACCGCCGGTTTTCTGCTCAATGTGGGTGACGGTTTTTCCGGTAAGAATCTTGTTAGGCTCCAGTTTTGCCGCCATTGTATCGGTCAGCTCCCCCATGCCTCCGACAAAAGTCATGAAAAAGGTTTTTTTCGGCTTTCCGGGCTCCGGCGGCTTGGGTTTTGGCATCTTTCCACGAGCTGCCAGCATTGCCCTGAGAAGGCTTCCGTAGTTCTGTTCCATCTGAATAAACCTGGGGAAGGTTGCCTTGAGGCTCATCTTGTCAGGATCCCCGGCATGAATCCCCCCGATTAGAGGCTCTGCTATTTTATCCAGCGCCTCTTTACCCAGCCGGCGGTTAACAAAACTGCCCAGGGTCTCATCCCCATCTGTCTGTTTTTTGGGGATAAAGAAGTCAAAGGCCATACGTATTTTACCTGGCCAGGAAATTAACGGACTCAGGGCAAAAGGTACCAGTTTGGTGGGGACCAGACCCATCAGCCCATCGGGAAGCCTATTCAGCCTTTTATTGGCAAAAACATAAGTCCGCTTGCTGGCCTCATTACTGCCCATGATGCGGTCTTCTATCCCTGTCTCCCTGGCCATATCGAAACAGCCGGGTTTATCTGCCAGGAAACAGTCCGGCCCGCCTTCCACTGTATATCCGTCAATCTGCTCGGTCCAGATTTTACCGCCCAGGCGATTATCTTTTTCAACAAGGAGATAATCCACCTTTTCTCCGGACTCCAGCGCCTTCTGCAGCATATATGCAGCTGACAGTCCGG
Coding sequences:
- a CDS encoding S8 family peptidase, with translation MNKRFTKAITLLLTILLLLSIFSISTSSFAAPEKNSHEKISAELAGKIDESPDSVIPVIIQTQQGLQQKHKTWVQQRGGQIRHNLSIIKGFSADLPAAAIEKMAQDNDVIKITYDAEVQTCLDTAVPAINAPAAWEAGLTGQGVTVAVIDTGIYPHPDLVEPNNRIIGFKDFVKKKTSPYDDCGHGTHVAGIIAGNGTESGGQYKGVAPEADLVGVKVLNAKGSGPISNVIAGVQWVVQNKAVYNIKVVNLSLGAVAKESYTTDPMSQAVEAAWDAGLVVVAAAGNSGPEPGTIGTPGINPRIITVGAADDLGTIDMGDDVIAEFSSRGPTIDGLSKPDLAAPGVGITSLAADTSYLPKKNINSGGKPKAASMAKTPVKPAQAAISEYYITASGTSMATPVVSGTAALLLEQNPDWMPDEVKEQVVSNAVDLGFEADAQGAGEILF
- the hemG gene encoding protoporphyrinogen oxidase, with amino-acid sequence MKKVVVIGGGITGLSAAYMLQKALESGEKVDYLLVEKDNRLGGKIWTEQIDGYTVEGGPDCFLADKPGCFDMARETGIEDRIMGSNEASKRTYVFANKRLNRLPDGLMGLVPTKLVPFALSPLISWPGKIRMAFDFFIPKKQTDGDETLGSFVNRRLGKEALDKIAEPLIGGIHAGDPDKMSLKATFPRFIQMEQNYGSLLRAMLAARGKMPKPKPPEPGKPKKTFFMTFVGGMGELTDTMAAKLEPNKILTGKTVTHIEQKTGGGYMIHIDGMEPVAADAVIVTAPAHEAAKVVEDMDKAMSDNLAGIPQATSATVNLAFRRSDVGSSLEAFGFIVPISEKRKIKAGTYSSTKWDYRTPDKEHVLIRAFVGGAMNQELVFQDDETLLKMVLDELKDIIGLTAAPVMHKIFRWVKGMPQYTIGHLDRVAAIEARAAANPGFFVAGGSYRGVGVPDCINVGKKAAQGALEYLGI